GAATAAGAATCTCTTTAATGCAGCAGTGCTGAGCACTACAGCTGAAATCTATTTCAAAGTATTAATAGGAATTTTTGTCACAGACTGGCAAATGCATGCTAAGTTCCATCTGAAaatgaattggaaaaaaaaaatctaattaataaCCGTAGATGCTTTTTGATCTTAGtttgaaatcacatttaatttcctccACAATACTACATTGAAAGTCAGTACACAACATAGAATATAGGTGatcacaaccacaacaaatgAAGGTTCCTCTTCTGAGTGACCTACCTTGCCTGACCTTTACCTGCTTGTTACTATATATAcacagtcattttatttatacCAAAATTTTCAAGGAATTCTGTACTAGGGCCTGACCAATTTATCGGTCGGCTGATATTAGGCATATTCCAAACTATCAGTATTGGCATTTATAATGGTCgataaattaatattaaaaaaatgtgataaaaacgGACAAAACACCCTCAACCATGTAATGAGTGTTGGCAAATCCTGtaatatattttgatgttcctctgttctgttgtgacaataaaacaagtttatttttaaactgcattatcATATTAATTCAGTGAGGACTCAAATAACGACAAATAACTTGTGTTACAgaaatctgtttatgttttgttacgAGACCGATATATCAGAATGTCGTATTTCAACAATCAGCCTTAAAAATCCATATCGAACAGGCTCTATTGTGTAGAGTAGGACTTCTAGCCAGCTTACCATTTTCTCTTGCTGCAGCCTCCAGCGCTTCTCCTTGGCTCTGGTGTTTTGGAACCAGATCTGCACCACCTTGAGTGGCAGGTTGAGCTCGGTGCCAATTGCCTCGCACTCCATGGCATTAGGGTGGGCACAGGTCTCATAACAGGACTGCAGAATGGACAGCTGTAGGCAGGACAAGTGTGTGCGTGGCCTGCGACTTGATGAGTGGGGCAAGAAACTGCTTTCTGTTGGGCTTGATTTAGCTACGACCGGGGTGGAGGGGCTGGCCACTTTGGCAGAGCTTGGGGTGTTTGGGCTCACTGGCGCAATGCTTGGTgttggaggaggggggatggTACGAGGAGGTGCATGTGTGGGTAAAGCCAGTTGTTCTCTTGATAGGGTGTTTATCTTAATGGGGACTTTGGGGGTCCAGTAGTTGAGCCcattctgtttttgtggcaGCACTGTTGTGGCAGGAGGCCTGTTATTAATGGGAGTCGTGGGTAGCTTGGGCACCATGCGGTTAGTGGTCCCTGGTCCAGAACCCACCTCATTTTCGTTGTCCTTCTCCTCATCAGTCTTTtcttcctcgctctcctctTCTAACTTTCGTTTTTGGGCCGGTCGGGGGGCAATGGGGATTGGTTCCTTGGGTGGTGCTAAGAGGACAGGCGTGTTGACTTTGGGTGCAACTTTGACCATAGTGACATTGCTGGTGGTTTCGAGCTTGGTCTTTGGCACTGCAGAAGCACTGCTGCTCACAGCAGAGACTGCGGTCGAGGAAACAACCTCCTTGGGCTTGATCGGAACAGGGGTAATTTTTTTCACCAAAGCAGGTTTGCCCAGCTCCTTGacaggctctctctctgtcttaatGAGGGTGCGCACAATAGGAGTAGTTGTGATGCACCCAGTATTATTTGTAGGAGGCTTGTTGGAGAATATGGGTTTGGAAAGAGGCCAGGTAAATTTGATGAGAGGTTTGCCAACGGCTGCCAGGGTCCCGTCACTGATGAATCGGACCTCACCCTTCCGTTCCCTCGCCCTCATGTTCTGGAACCAAATCTGAACAACTTTCTTTGGAAGGTGGACCCACTCCGATATCTGTTCAAACTCGTGTTTCCCAGGGTTTGGGTCTTTGAAATAGCAGCCATATAGAATGTCAAGTTGTTCAGCTTGAATGATGGTCCTTGAACGGCGCATATCCCGATATCTTTTTCCTTTGGACTTCCTCTgatgctgctcctgctccttttccttatctctctccttctctcgcTCCCTTTCCAATAGTGTGGCATTCATCTTCTCTGCCGCCCTCATGTATATACTAGACTTTGTCATGTTACTGCAGTTGACCAGACTCATACTGCTGTTGGAAGAGGACATGGAAGTAACAGGCTCAGGCTTCACTTGGACAACTACAAGACCTTTAGATGTGGGCCTCAGGCCAAGCCCATCCAGCAGCTGTCCCTTCTGTGCTGCAATTTTATCAGCCAGAGATGATGATGCCGAAGTAGCagattttgaattatttttccCCATGCTGAGATCTAGAGCAGACTCGCAGTCGCCCCCATTTGACAGGTAATGAGAAATTTGGttgtgggaggagagagactgcGAGAGAAGAGAGCTGGAGAAGCGTGTGATAGTTGGTGGATTAGGAAAAACTGGTAACTTGCTCCCATCTCCAATCACTGAAGGAGTAAGGGAGAGGACATAGGGACTGAGGAACTGAGTAGAAAAGGGAGCGATGGACAGGGGAAGTGAGTGGAGGGCACTGGTTGGAATCTCATGGTGGTCCAAAACATGGGACAGTGAGCTTGGAGGATCCCCTTGAGCCTCCAATTCTAGATCCACGTCTGGGTCCTGTCTCTCCTTCTTCACGTCCACCTCATCCCGGTCAAACTCCCCCTTTcgttttttcctctttgcccTCTGACCACCTCcgccctcctcatcctcataCTCATCCTCTGCATCAGATAGAAACACAGTTGTGGAGCGCAAGACCTTTCCTCCAACTGACCCCTTATCACCATGGACCTCCCACTGTGCTTCATCTTTTGCAGGACTCTCAGGACCACCCCTCAATGACCCATTCTGACTTTCCTCATCAGAAACAATGACAGAGGTGTATACCTCATTTTCTGAGTCAGAAGTAAGACAGGAATCTCCCTGCCCCTCCCTTCCCAAATCTCTCTGTCTATGTTTCCCTCTCGTACTGGACAAATCTATTGCCTGACTACCTGAAGCTTCAGCATCATCCTCACCTTCTGCTATAATTAGTGAGCTTTCctcatcatcatagtcattGTCAGAACCTTGGGCATGCCTTGGAAATCCTACTAAGCCTTGCAGATGATCCAACTCTGTCgccctctgcctctgttttgcATGTCTGGCTTGGCTCAACCATCTGCGTACCTCTTCCTCAGAAAGCCCCACCTCTCTGCCCAGCGCCTCACAGTCCTCATGGGGAGGACTTGCAGCATCAGCCTCACTACGAGACTCAAAGAACGCCCAGAGAACCTCCGATTGGAACTCTGACAGCACTAGAAGGTCTGGGTGAATAGATCCCATTGAAGTACAATGGGGTCGAGTTTGGTTGTTAGTTAAGGCATTTGTACTCGGGCTGGATTTTGGGGTGCCAAGAGAGCCACAAGGGCTCATGCCCGTTTGTGATTTTTGAGGGGTAGAATCAGGGCTAAGTGTAAGGTTTAAATTTACAGGGCTGAGGCTCGCATTGCTTGGAACAGATGCAGAAGGCGAGAGGTTCTTATTGCGGAGGCTCTTCTCTGTGCCCGCTGGGGAGAGATTGAGGCTAGCTGCTTTATCACCTTCCAGGTCCAACTGATTAGTCGAGCTTTCTCCATCTGTTGTGCTATCTCTATGTGCCTTCTCATTGTCTTCGTTATTCCCAACCTTCACTTTGCTTTCTATATTAGGACACTGTGCAGATTCTTTACTGTTCTCTTCCTTAAGTTTCTCTGATTTAATGTTCTCTGTAGTACAGTTGTTCCTGTCATTATTCTGATCCGAGACCTTCTCTTTAACTGTCTCCTCACTgtcctgcttttctttatcGCTCCCACCCTTTATAGCCAGTGTTTGCTCTTCTGTGCAGGGCTGCACATTTGTTGAAACCCCTGCAGAGGGCCACTGGCTCTGTAAGTTGTTTAGTCTTTGGGTTAGGAGAGCTTGCTGGGCTGTGGTGAGACCTACGAATGGCACACACTGGGTAAGGAGCTGGCCTTGCTGGTTCTCTTGGTGCTGCTGGGTTTGGGCTTGGAGCCCATTCAAGATCAAGGGCATGACCATTTGAGGCTGAGGCACGAGCTGAGGCACGGCAGCACCAGGAGCAGAACCGGCCGTGAAtaaggaggggaggagggagtgtGAGAGGGTGTTGGGACTAGATGTTAGCAGGGTCAGAAAGGCTGAGACCGCCTGTGCTGAAGCCACAGGGGAGGTGAGCAGGGAGGGAGCCACTTGTGAAGTCTGAATCTGCTCTCCGTCTTTTGTAGTAGTCACCATCAACGTCCCAGGAGCAGCACAGTTGGTGGTGGTAACCAACTGACTGGTCCCACTTCCAGATGTGGTCACCACAGTGTTCGAAACAGTGGTGGTGCTGCCTCCCAAACTAGCAGTGGCCACTGCGCTGTTTGCAGCATTTGCAACAATTCCAGCATTTCTGCTGCGAGACTGGTGCAAGACAGATTTCATATGGCTCTCAAGGGTGATGGCATGATTGTAAGAGACTCGACAAACAGCACACTGGTAGGGTTTGTTTGATATATATGGCCGAGACAGGACAGGAACTGAGGGAGTTTGGGGATCAGTTTCCCCCGCTTGTTTTGCAGAGCCTGTTGTCATCCTCTGAATATGGGATGCTGAGTTGTAATGAACGCTCAGGGCAGTTCTGCTAGGAAAAGTTTCCAGGCAGGCATTGCATTTGAACGACCGGGTGTTATTTTCAGCTGGCACACCATTTTTACCAACTGACTTTTCACTGGCGTCTgggatttctgtgttttcagttgcaTTTTGCTGTTTGGCTCCTGTGAGTTGATTTCCCTCCTTTTCTGGCTCTGGCTCAGCTTCACCTCCCTCCTGTTCCATTAtgctctcttcctccatctctttgtcTCCAAGCGTCAGGGTAGCGTCTGAACTCTCACTAGATTGGCAGGGGTCTGATCTGACGTCTTCAGTAGGCTTCAGTAGTGAAGATTCCAGATCTGATAAAATCAATACACATGTTTAACTTTTATGTTGTAATACAAGAAGTACAAACTTATATCAGAAGCATACATTTGCACATTCTACCAGTTTAATGGCTCCCTCAAACTTCTTACCCATCTGCATCCATCCAACACACATTAGGGAtcaatttttttaaaactataaaTTCATTTCTTTGAATCCTCTTAAAAAAGCGTTCTCAGTGTTGAttggcttttaaaatgtgtacaaCACCATTTTagtaaaataaatcatgtttggctggctgaaaaaaaaggttggtaattacacatttaatatATGTCACTATAAGATTGAAGaacaatgtgtgtttaaatacagtattttcaattttaaaaaaacaacaagatttCCAAACTCACCTGCAGACTTTAGAGCAcctttttcctgtttcactgCAATGGCAGCCTGTTTTAGACCGGCCtgttaaaagaaatgaaaggagaAGTCAGATAAATTTCCATTGCAAACTAAACTCTCCAACAGTTCCTTTCAGATGAGCTGAATGCTGTGTCGCTTTGGAGCAGCACAACATTTGGGCGTGACACATAGATGTGTGGTTATATTACACATAGCAACCCAGGCTAGCCTTTAATTTGCAAATTACCCTGAAGGCATAAATTAAGCTATCTTTGATCAATTCATCCACCAATAAAATTCCCTCTTTCTTAACACTTTACATACTAA
This is a stretch of genomic DNA from Acanthopagrus latus isolate v.2019 chromosome 19, fAcaLat1.1, whole genome shotgun sequence. It encodes these proteins:
- the zfhx2 gene encoding zinc finger homeobox protein 4 isoform X2; translation: MQEESGETVSSESNGVAEWLCPLCQTRQSDRSSLSLHLTEQHSVLPSCVDKLLDIAGLKQAAIAVKQEKGALKSADLESSLLKPTEDVRSDPCQSSESSDATLTLGDKEMEEESIMEQEGGEAEPEPEKEGNQLTGAKQQNATENTEIPDASEKSVGKNGVPAENNTRSFKCNACLETFPSRTALSVHYNSASHIQRMTTGSAKQAGETDPQTPSVPVLSRPYISNKPYQCAVCRVSYNHAITLESHMKSVLHQSRSRNAGIVANAANSAVATASLGGSTTTVSNTVVTTSGSGTSQLVTTTNCAAPGTLMVTTTKDGEQIQTSQVAPSLLTSPVASAQAVSAFLTLLTSSPNTLSHSLLPSLFTAGSAPGAAVPQLVPQPQMVMPLILNGLQAQTQQHQENQQGQLLTQCVPFVGLTTAQQALLTQRLNNLQSQWPSAGVSTNVQPCTEEQTLAIKGGSDKEKQDSEETVKEKVSDQNNDRNNCTTENIKSEKLKEENSKESAQCPNIESKVKVGNNEDNEKAHRDSTTDGESSTNQLDLEGDKAASLNLSPAGTEKSLRNKNLSPSASVPSNASLSPVNLNLTLSPDSTPQKSQTGMSPCGSLGTPKSSPSTNALTNNQTRPHCTSMGSIHPDLLVLSEFQSEVLWAFFESRSEADAASPPHEDCEALGREVGLSEEEVRRWLSQARHAKQRQRATELDHLQGLVGFPRHAQGSDNDYDDEESSLIIAEGEDDAEASGSQAIDLSSTRGKHRQRDLGREGQGDSCLTSDSENEVYTSVIVSDEESQNGSLRGGPESPAKDEAQWEVHGDKGSVGGKVLRSTTVFLSDAEDEYEDEEGGGGQRAKRKKRKGEFDRDEVDVKKERQDPDVDLELEAQGDPPSSLSHVLDHHEIPTSALHSLPLSIAPFSTQFLSPYVLSLTPSVIGDGSKLPVFPNPPTITRFSSSLLSQSLSSHNQISHYLSNGGDCESALDLSMGKNNSKSATSASSSLADKIAAQKGQLLDGLGLRPTSKGLVVVQVKPEPVTSMSSSNSSMSLVNCSNMTKSSIYMRAAEKMNATLLEREREKERDKEKEQEQHQRKSKGKRYRDMRRSRTIIQAEQLDILYGCYFKDPNPGKHEFEQISEWVHLPKKVVQIWFQNMRARERKGEVRFISDGTLAAVGKPLIKFTWPLSKPIFSNKPPTNNTGCITTTPIVRTLIKTEREPVKELGKPALVKKITPVPIKPKEVVSSTAVSAVSSSASAVPKTKLETTSNVTMVKVAPKVNTPVLLAPPKEPIPIAPRPAQKRKLEEESEEEKTDEEKDNENEVGSGPGTTNRMVPKLPTTPINNRPPATTVLPQKQNGLNYWTPKVPIKINTLSREQLALPTHAPPRTIPPPPTPSIAPVSPNTPSSAKVASPSTPVVAKSSPTESSFLPHSSSRRPRTHLSCLQLSILQSCYETCAHPNAMECEAIGTELNLPLKVVQIWFQNTRAKEKRWRLQQEKMYPLSDGKVDMSSGTYLQYNALKANRPILPKPVQLTVTEPPASPVAGQPVPKETLTGRCDACNVSFESRAAARAHVFSPRHLATLRTTNFGQPTTLVNKNGTGNSGPGSAVAGSQVPHSTPVTSSGSGGEIESPPPMAISNS
- the zfhx2 gene encoding zinc finger homeobox protein 4 isoform X1, with translation MPDWQPTIRGEESGETVSSESNGVAEWLCPLCQTRQSDRSSLSLHLTEQHSVLPSCVDKLLDIAGLKQAAIAVKQEKGALKSADLESSLLKPTEDVRSDPCQSSESSDATLTLGDKEMEEESIMEQEGGEAEPEPEKEGNQLTGAKQQNATENTEIPDASEKSVGKNGVPAENNTRSFKCNACLETFPSRTALSVHYNSASHIQRMTTGSAKQAGETDPQTPSVPVLSRPYISNKPYQCAVCRVSYNHAITLESHMKSVLHQSRSRNAGIVANAANSAVATASLGGSTTTVSNTVVTTSGSGTSQLVTTTNCAAPGTLMVTTTKDGEQIQTSQVAPSLLTSPVASAQAVSAFLTLLTSSPNTLSHSLLPSLFTAGSAPGAAVPQLVPQPQMVMPLILNGLQAQTQQHQENQQGQLLTQCVPFVGLTTAQQALLTQRLNNLQSQWPSAGVSTNVQPCTEEQTLAIKGGSDKEKQDSEETVKEKVSDQNNDRNNCTTENIKSEKLKEENSKESAQCPNIESKVKVGNNEDNEKAHRDSTTDGESSTNQLDLEGDKAASLNLSPAGTEKSLRNKNLSPSASVPSNASLSPVNLNLTLSPDSTPQKSQTGMSPCGSLGTPKSSPSTNALTNNQTRPHCTSMGSIHPDLLVLSEFQSEVLWAFFESRSEADAASPPHEDCEALGREVGLSEEEVRRWLSQARHAKQRQRATELDHLQGLVGFPRHAQGSDNDYDDEESSLIIAEGEDDAEASGSQAIDLSSTRGKHRQRDLGREGQGDSCLTSDSENEVYTSVIVSDEESQNGSLRGGPESPAKDEAQWEVHGDKGSVGGKVLRSTTVFLSDAEDEYEDEEGGGGQRAKRKKRKGEFDRDEVDVKKERQDPDVDLELEAQGDPPSSLSHVLDHHEIPTSALHSLPLSIAPFSTQFLSPYVLSLTPSVIGDGSKLPVFPNPPTITRFSSSLLSQSLSSHNQISHYLSNGGDCESALDLSMGKNNSKSATSASSSLADKIAAQKGQLLDGLGLRPTSKGLVVVQVKPEPVTSMSSSNSSMSLVNCSNMTKSSIYMRAAEKMNATLLEREREKERDKEKEQEQHQRKSKGKRYRDMRRSRTIIQAEQLDILYGCYFKDPNPGKHEFEQISEWVHLPKKVVQIWFQNMRARERKGEVRFISDGTLAAVGKPLIKFTWPLSKPIFSNKPPTNNTGCITTTPIVRTLIKTEREPVKELGKPALVKKITPVPIKPKEVVSSTAVSAVSSSASAVPKTKLETTSNVTMVKVAPKVNTPVLLAPPKEPIPIAPRPAQKRKLEEESEEEKTDEEKDNENEVGSGPGTTNRMVPKLPTTPINNRPPATTVLPQKQNGLNYWTPKVPIKINTLSREQLALPTHAPPRTIPPPPTPSIAPVSPNTPSSAKVASPSTPVVAKSSPTESSFLPHSSSRRPRTHLSCLQLSILQSCYETCAHPNAMECEAIGTELNLPLKVVQIWFQNTRAKEKRWRLQQEKMYPLSDGKVDMSSGTYLQYNALKANRPILPKPVQLTVTEPPASPVAGQPVPKETLTGRCDACNVSFESRAAARAHVFSPRHLATLRTTNFGQPTTLVNKNGTGNSGPGSAVAGSQVPHSTPVTSSGSGGEIESPPPMAISNS